One Agrococcus jenensis genomic region harbors:
- the galK gene encoding galactokinase, which translates to MREAFAAAFGAEPDGIWSAPGRVNLIGEHTDYNGGLALPFGIDRRTRVAVRLRDDDVVRVATDSAQAQADDGGGIVTATLATAGEATGWSRYLLGVVHVLRRERAVRGVGFDALVSSDVPVGVGVSSSAALESAALVALDELWGLGIPRGEMVRLGQLVENEVVGAPTGTLDQSAVLLAERDHAVLLDFRADTAEQVPLGFEAAGLEILVIDSLVRHDHATGGYGERRRECEEAARIAGVPTLREIAVDDVEAWADRMPAHVHRRMRHIVTDTDRAARVAALVRDGRPREIGPILTDGHVSQRDDFEDSVPAIDAAVEAALAAGALGARLTGGGFGGAAIALVDAAESARIGAEVADAVEAAGHARPVVFTVRASQGARRDPD; encoded by the coding sequence ATGCGTGAGGCGTTCGCGGCCGCGTTCGGCGCCGAGCCCGACGGCATCTGGTCGGCCCCCGGCCGCGTCAACCTGATCGGCGAGCACACCGACTACAACGGCGGCCTCGCGCTGCCGTTCGGCATCGACCGCCGCACGCGCGTCGCCGTGCGGCTGCGCGACGACGACGTCGTGCGCGTCGCGACCGACTCCGCGCAGGCGCAGGCCGACGACGGCGGCGGCATCGTGACCGCGACGCTCGCCACCGCGGGCGAGGCGACCGGGTGGAGCCGCTACCTGCTGGGCGTCGTGCACGTGCTGCGCCGCGAGCGCGCGGTCCGGGGTGTCGGCTTCGACGCGCTCGTCTCGAGCGACGTGCCCGTCGGCGTCGGCGTCTCGTCGTCCGCCGCGCTCGAGTCGGCCGCGCTCGTCGCGCTCGATGAGCTCTGGGGGCTCGGCATCCCGCGAGGCGAGATGGTGCGGCTCGGCCAGCTCGTCGAGAACGAGGTGGTCGGTGCGCCGACCGGCACGCTCGACCAGTCCGCGGTGCTGCTCGCCGAGCGCGACCACGCGGTGCTGCTCGACTTCCGCGCCGACACCGCGGAGCAGGTGCCGCTCGGCTTCGAGGCGGCAGGGCTCGAGATCCTGGTGATCGACTCGCTCGTGCGCCACGACCACGCGACCGGCGGCTACGGCGAGCGGCGTCGCGAGTGCGAGGAGGCCGCCCGCATCGCGGGCGTGCCGACGCTGCGCGAGATCGCGGTCGACGACGTCGAGGCGTGGGCCGACCGCATGCCCGCGCACGTGCACCGGCGGATGCGCCACATCGTCACCGACACCGACCGGGCCGCCCGCGTCGCCGCGCTCGTGCGCGACGGCCGGCCGCGCGAGATCGGGCCCATCCTCACCGACGGGCACGTCTCGCAGCGCGACGACTTCGAGGACTCCGTGCCCGCGATCGACGCGGCCGTCGAGGCCGCGCTCGCGGCGGGCGCGCTCGGGGCCCGGCTCACCGGCGGCGGCTTCGGCGGCGCCGCCATCGCCCTCGTCGACGCGGCCGAGTCGGCGCGCATCGGCGCCGAGGTCGCGGATGCGGTCGAGGCGGCCGGTCACGCCCGCCCGGTCGTGTTCACGGTGCGGGCGTCGCAGGGCGCCCGCCGCGACCCGGACTGA
- a CDS encoding carbohydrate ABC transporter permease, whose amino-acid sequence MSTAAASVAPVRQGSAEPEVDAQASAPAPRGPRRGRTDWRKRAEILLLAGPAVGVFVFFVIVPVLMAAFYGFFRWNGFGAPTDFVGLQNYVTILGDSTFRDAVAHNLFIVVASLALQGPLAVLFALLLNQRIRGRSIIRVLIFVPYVISEVVVGTGWSLMLQDRGAVNDLLSSVGLDALRNSWIADPQIALWTLMVIITWKYIGFAVILMLAGLQSIPDELYEAASIDGASFWQMQRSITLPLLGPTIRIWAFLSIIGSLQLFDLVNIIWGQYVSATAGTSTMATYMYLNGHMAGSYGYGNAVAVVLFIISLAIALGYQRFVLRRDTEGALTGMAGSSTKEPRP is encoded by the coding sequence GTGAGCACCGCGGCGGCGTCCGTCGCGCCGGTGCGCCAGGGATCCGCGGAGCCGGAGGTCGACGCCCAGGCGTCGGCCCCGGCCCCGCGGGGCCCGCGCCGCGGGCGGACGGACTGGCGGAAGCGCGCGGAGATCCTGCTGCTCGCGGGACCCGCGGTCGGCGTCTTCGTCTTCTTCGTCATCGTGCCGGTGCTGATGGCGGCCTTCTACGGCTTCTTCCGCTGGAACGGCTTCGGCGCCCCGACCGACTTCGTCGGGCTGCAGAACTACGTCACGATCCTCGGCGACTCGACCTTCCGCGACGCCGTCGCGCACAACCTGTTCATCGTCGTCGCCTCCCTCGCGCTGCAGGGGCCGCTCGCAGTCCTCTTCGCGCTGCTGCTCAACCAGCGCATCCGCGGCCGCTCGATCATCCGCGTGCTCATCTTCGTGCCGTACGTGATCTCGGAGGTCGTGGTCGGCACGGGCTGGAGCCTGATGCTCCAGGACCGCGGTGCCGTCAACGACCTGCTCTCGAGCGTCGGGCTCGACGCGCTGCGCAACTCCTGGATCGCCGACCCGCAGATCGCCCTCTGGACCCTCATGGTGATCATCACGTGGAAGTACATCGGCTTCGCGGTGATCCTCATGCTCGCCGGCCTGCAGTCGATCCCCGACGAGCTCTACGAGGCGGCGTCGATCGACGGCGCGTCGTTCTGGCAGATGCAGCGCAGCATCACGCTGCCGCTGCTCGGGCCGACGATCCGCATCTGGGCGTTCCTGTCGATCATCGGCTCGCTGCAGCTGTTCGACCTCGTCAACATCATCTGGGGCCAGTACGTCTCCGCGACCGCGGGCACCTCGACGATGGCGACCTACATGTACCTCAACGGCCACATGGCCGGCAGCTACGGCTACGGCAACGCCGTCGCGGTCGTGCTCTTCATCATCTCCCTCGCCATCGCGCTCGGGTACCAGCGCTTCGTGCTGCGGCGCGACACCGAGGGCGCCCTCACCGGCATGGCCGGATCCAGCACGAAGGAGCCGCGACCGTGA
- a CDS encoding MFS transporter: MTALPTAGELTRSERLDRLPFTRKHGRLLGTAGIGWALDAMDVGLVSFVIAALVQQWGLSTTETSWIASIGFVGMAIGATVGGLLADRIGRRSVFALTLIVYGLATGASALVGSLAALLALRFVVGLGLGAELPVASTLISEFAPKRIRGRVVVWLEAFWAVGWIAAAVIGTFVVGASDDGWRWGLAIGMAPAIFSIVVRWGMPESVRYLEAKGRLPEAERTVRSFEEAAGVPAAASAGAGAGVAAADATRTAAPRASIWSRELRGRTIALWVVWFCINFSYYGAFIWIPSLLVAQGFSLVRSFEFTLIITIAQLPGYAVSAFLIEKWGRRPTLTVFLVGSALAAAWYGTASTEAMIIAAGCTLSFFNLGAWGALYAIGPELYPTDVRGTGTGAAAGFGRIASILAPLAVPLLLGAGGTIALFGVFAAAFAVAAIAAWTLPERRGRPLD; the protein is encoded by the coding sequence ATGACCGCGCTGCCCACTGCCGGCGAGCTGACCCGCTCCGAGCGGCTCGACCGCCTCCCCTTCACGCGCAAGCACGGCCGCCTGCTCGGCACCGCCGGCATCGGCTGGGCGCTCGACGCCATGGACGTCGGCCTGGTCTCGTTCGTCATCGCGGCGCTCGTGCAGCAGTGGGGCCTCTCGACGACCGAGACGAGCTGGATCGCCTCGATCGGCTTCGTCGGCATGGCGATCGGCGCGACGGTCGGCGGGCTGCTGGCCGACCGCATCGGCCGCCGCAGCGTCTTCGCGCTGACGCTCATCGTCTACGGCCTCGCGACCGGCGCCTCCGCGCTCGTCGGCTCGCTCGCCGCGCTGCTCGCGCTGCGCTTCGTCGTCGGGCTCGGCCTCGGGGCGGAGCTGCCGGTCGCCTCGACACTCATCAGCGAGTTCGCGCCCAAGCGCATCCGCGGGCGCGTCGTCGTCTGGCTCGAGGCGTTCTGGGCGGTCGGGTGGATCGCGGCTGCCGTGATCGGCACCTTCGTGGTCGGCGCGTCCGACGACGGCTGGCGCTGGGGACTCGCGATCGGCATGGCCCCGGCGATCTTCTCGATCGTGGTGCGCTGGGGCATGCCCGAGTCGGTGCGCTACCTGGAGGCCAAGGGGCGGCTGCCCGAGGCGGAGCGCACGGTGCGCAGCTTCGAGGAGGCCGCCGGCGTGCCGGCGGCTGCGTCGGCCGGCGCCGGCGCGGGGGTCGCGGCTGCGGATGCGACCCGCACGGCGGCGCCCCGTGCCTCCATCTGGTCGCGAGAGCTGCGCGGTCGCACGATCGCCCTCTGGGTCGTGTGGTTCTGCATCAACTTCTCGTACTACGGCGCGTTCATCTGGATCCCGTCGCTGCTCGTCGCGCAGGGGTTCTCGCTCGTGCGCTCCTTCGAGTTCACGCTCATCATCACGATCGCGCAGCTGCCCGGCTACGCGGTCTCCGCGTTCCTGATCGAGAAGTGGGGCCGCAGGCCGACGCTCACGGTGTTCCTGGTCGGATCGGCGCTCGCCGCCGCCTGGTACGGCACCGCGTCGACGGAGGCGATGATCATCGCCGCGGGCTGCACGCTGTCGTTCTTCAACCTCGGCGCGTGGGGCGCGCTCTACGCGATCGGGCCGGAGCTCTACCCGACCGACGTGCGCGGCACGGGCACCGGCGCGGCCGCGGGCTTCGGCCGCATCGCATCGATCCTCGCGCCGCTGGCGGTGCCGCTGCTGCTGGGCGCCGGCGGCACGATCGCCCTGTTCGGCGTCTTCGCCGCGGCGTTCGCGGTCGCCGCGATCGCGGCGTGGACGCTCCCCGAGCGCCGAGGCCGTCCGCTCGACTGA
- a CDS encoding LacI family DNA-binding transcriptional regulator, which produces MTTASDVFGDSGDGRVTITDVARSVGVSVATVSKVVNGRYGVAPGTIARVQAAIAELGYETSLVARSMRGQSTGNIGVLVSEFESYSTELLKGISEAVAGTGYGLLAYAGRRDDVTEVGWERRSLSRLARTLFDGAIVVTPSTLITGSFGIPIVAVDPHSGPEGPHTVDSDNRTGARLATEHLLALGHRRIGLLGGREDLESARMREAGWREALDAAGVAPDPALVRVVGYRPDLAEQAARELLALPADVRPTAIFAANDRSALPVLEVAAEFGIRVPHDLSVIGYDDIPEAAIASPPLTTIAQPLHDMGRSALTLMLDLLEGRETERHLRLPTRLVERSTTAPLARR; this is translated from the coding sequence GTGACGACAGCATCCGACGTCTTCGGCGACTCCGGCGATGGCCGGGTCACGATCACGGACGTCGCGCGCAGCGTCGGGGTCTCGGTCGCCACGGTGTCGAAGGTCGTCAACGGCCGCTACGGCGTCGCGCCCGGCACGATCGCGCGCGTGCAGGCCGCGATCGCCGAGCTCGGGTACGAGACGTCGCTCGTCGCGCGCAGCATGCGCGGGCAGAGCACCGGCAACATCGGCGTGCTCGTCTCGGAGTTCGAGTCCTACTCGACCGAGCTCCTCAAGGGCATCTCGGAGGCCGTCGCGGGCACCGGGTACGGCCTGCTCGCATACGCCGGTCGTCGCGACGACGTCACCGAGGTGGGCTGGGAGCGGCGCTCGCTCTCGCGGCTCGCCCGCACCCTCTTCGACGGCGCCATCGTCGTCACGCCGTCGACGCTCATCACCGGCAGCTTCGGCATCCCGATCGTCGCGGTCGACCCGCACTCGGGCCCGGAGGGGCCGCACACCGTCGACTCCGACAACCGCACGGGCGCTCGGCTCGCGACCGAGCACCTGCTCGCGCTCGGGCACCGCCGCATCGGGCTGCTCGGGGGTCGCGAGGACCTCGAGTCGGCGCGGATGCGCGAGGCCGGCTGGCGCGAGGCGCTCGACGCCGCGGGCGTCGCGCCGGATCCCGCGCTCGTGCGCGTCGTCGGTTACCGCCCCGACCTCGCCGAGCAGGCCGCGCGCGAGCTGCTCGCGCTCCCCGCCGACGTCCGACCGACCGCGATCTTCGCCGCGAACGACCGCTCCGCGCTCCCGGTGCTCGAGGTCGCCGCCGAGTTCGGCATCCGCGTGCCGCACGACCTCTCGGTCATCGGCTACGACGACATCCCGGAGGCGGCCATCGCGAGCCCGCCGCTCACGACGATCGCCCAGCCGCTGCACGACATGGGCCGCTCGGCGCTCACGCTCATGCTCGACCTGCTCGAGGGCCGCGAGACCGAGCGGCACCTGCGGCTGCCGACGCGGCTCGTCGAGCGCAGCACCACCGCGCCCCTCGCCCGCCGCTAG
- a CDS encoding putative glycolipid-binding domain-containing protein → MRLLPPPAAASWIHRGARDGFEVAFFATWAAGARLRGHTTANESGSLWSVVYDVAVDAAWRTLAVSATTATAAGVREVRLRRDEGDRWTVDGEHRPELDGCVDVDLESSAVTNTLPLHRLDILAGASVDVPAAFIRADDLRVERLEQRYSLVEAGPQRVLVHYESSTFDVACELVFDGAGLVLDYPGIAVRQA, encoded by the coding sequence ATGCGACTCCTGCCACCGCCCGCGGCCGCGAGCTGGATCCACCGAGGCGCTCGCGACGGGTTCGAGGTCGCCTTCTTCGCAACCTGGGCAGCGGGCGCCCGCCTGCGCGGGCACACGACCGCCAACGAGTCGGGATCGCTCTGGTCGGTCGTCTACGACGTCGCGGTGGACGCCGCCTGGCGGACCCTCGCCGTCAGCGCCACGACCGCGACCGCCGCCGGCGTGCGCGAGGTGCGCCTGCGCCGCGACGAGGGCGATCGCTGGACGGTCGACGGCGAGCACCGCCCCGAGCTCGACGGCTGCGTCGACGTCGACCTCGAGTCGTCGGCGGTCACGAACACGCTCCCCCTGCACCGCCTCGACATCCTGGCGGGCGCGAGCGTCGACGTGCCGGCCGCCTTCATCCGCGCCGACGACCTGCGCGTCGAGCGCCTCGAGCAGCGGTACAGCCTCGTCGAGGCCGGGCCGCAGCGCGTGCTGGTGCACTACGAGTCGTCGACGTTCGACGTCGCGTGCGAGCTGGTGTTCGACGGCGCCGGCCTCGTCCTGGACTACCCCGGCATCGCCGTCCGACAGGCATAG
- a CDS encoding cystathionine gamma-synthase: MTVTDAPDLGFSTRAIHAGQAFEPRTGAVIPPIFMTSTFVQDGVGGFRDGYEYSRGGNPSRDALQQQLASLEAGTHAYTFGSGLAAEDAILRAVLQPGDHVLMGNDVYGGTHRLVSQIHARWGIEITTADASDLDAVRAAMQPNTRILWVETPSNPLMKVADIPGLVELGHAAGAMVVADNTFATPYLQQPLVLGADVVIHSTTKYIGGHSDLVGGAVVTSDADLAERIAFQQFAVGAVNSPFDAWLTSRSLKTLSVRVERHCRNAQAVAESLVGHPALTAVHYPGLPDHPQHELASRQMRGFGGMVSMQLAGGREAALTLVQRTRLFQLAESLGGIESLVCYPTEMTHASVQGTELAVPDDLLRLSVGLEDADDLVEDLRQALDSL, encoded by the coding sequence ATGACCGTGACCGACGCACCCGACCTCGGCTTCTCGACCCGCGCCATCCACGCCGGACAGGCGTTCGAGCCGCGCACCGGCGCCGTGATCCCGCCCATCTTCATGACCTCGACGTTCGTGCAGGACGGCGTCGGCGGGTTCCGCGACGGCTACGAGTACTCGCGCGGCGGCAACCCCAGCCGCGACGCGCTGCAGCAGCAGCTCGCGAGCCTCGAGGCGGGCACGCACGCCTACACGTTCGGCTCCGGCCTCGCCGCCGAGGACGCCATCCTGCGGGCCGTGCTGCAGCCGGGTGACCACGTGCTCATGGGCAACGACGTCTACGGCGGCACGCACCGGCTCGTCTCGCAGATCCACGCCCGGTGGGGCATCGAGATCACGACCGCCGACGCATCCGACCTCGACGCCGTGCGCGCCGCCATGCAGCCGAACACGCGCATCCTGTGGGTCGAGACGCCCTCGAACCCGCTCATGAAGGTCGCCGACATCCCCGGCCTCGTCGAGCTCGGGCACGCCGCCGGCGCGATGGTGGTCGCCGACAACACGTTCGCGACGCCCTACCTGCAGCAGCCGCTCGTGCTCGGCGCCGACGTCGTCATCCACTCGACGACGAAGTACATCGGCGGGCACTCCGACCTCGTCGGCGGCGCGGTCGTGACCTCGGATGCCGACCTCGCCGAGCGCATCGCCTTCCAGCAGTTCGCAGTGGGCGCCGTCAACAGCCCGTTCGACGCCTGGCTGACGTCGCGGTCGCTCAAGACGCTCAGCGTCCGCGTCGAGCGGCACTGCCGCAACGCGCAGGCGGTCGCGGAGTCGCTCGTCGGCCACCCGGCTCTCACCGCGGTGCACTATCCGGGCCTGCCCGACCACCCGCAGCACGAGCTCGCGTCGCGCCAGATGCGCGGCTTCGGCGGCATGGTGTCGATGCAGCTGGCCGGCGGCCGGGAGGCGGCGCTCACGCTCGTGCAGCGCACCCGCCTGTTCCAGCTCGCGGAGTCGCTCGGCGGCATCGAGTCGCTCGTCTGCTACCCGACCGAGATGACGCACGCGTCGGTGCAGGGCACCGAGCTCGCGGTGCCCGACGACCTGCTGCGGCTCTCGGTGGGGCTCGAGGACGCCGACGACCTGGTCGAGGACCTGCGGCAGGCGCTCGACTCGCTCTAG
- a CDS encoding DeoR/GlpR family DNA-binding transcription regulator, whose translation MDDDRSRSSLAARGSSDPRPGSALEAGLLDVERRERILGHVRAAGTARVADLAAALGVSPMTVRRDADRLVAEGRAERVRGGIRLVRSTVTDEPGPLAKAALHSDEKARIAQAAAGLVRPGTAIGIGAGTTTLAFARLIGAVPGLTIVTNSLSVALALPHHEHVVLTGGERTRSDALVGPVANRSAASIGLDALFLGAHGIDAERGCTAPNLAEAETNRALIAAARETIVLVDGSKWGLQGLSTFAALDELDVLVSDASLPAAAARAARRGAARLVLA comes from the coding sequence ATGGACGACGATCGATCACGCTCGAGCCTCGCGGCGCGTGGATCGAGCGACCCGCGGCCCGGGTCGGCGCTCGAGGCGGGGCTCCTCGACGTCGAGCGGCGCGAGCGCATCCTCGGCCACGTGCGCGCGGCGGGCACGGCGCGCGTGGCCGATCTGGCCGCCGCGCTGGGGGTCTCGCCGATGACCGTGCGCCGCGACGCCGATCGGCTCGTCGCCGAGGGCCGCGCGGAGCGCGTGCGCGGCGGCATCCGGCTCGTCCGCTCCACGGTGACGGACGAGCCGGGGCCGCTCGCGAAGGCCGCGCTCCACAGCGACGAGAAGGCGCGCATCGCGCAGGCGGCCGCGGGGCTCGTGCGGCCCGGCACCGCGATCGGCATCGGCGCCGGCACGACGACGCTCGCCTTCGCGCGCCTCATCGGGGCGGTGCCCGGGCTCACGATCGTGACGAACTCCCTGTCCGTCGCGCTCGCCCTGCCCCACCACGAGCACGTCGTGCTCACGGGCGGCGAGCGCACCCGGTCGGATGCGCTCGTCGGGCCGGTCGCGAACCGCAGCGCCGCGTCGATCGGGCTCGACGCGCTCTTCCTCGGTGCGCACGGCATCGACGCCGAGCGCGGCTGCACCGCGCCGAACCTCGCGGAGGCCGAGACGAACCGCGCGCTCATCGCGGCGGCGCGCGAGACGATCGTGCTCGTCGACGGGTCGAAGTGGGGGCTGCAGGGCCTGTCGACCTTCGCCGCGCTCGACGAGCTCGACGTGCTCGTGAGCGATGCGTCCCTCCCGGCCGCAGCTGCGCGCGCGGCGCGGCGCGGCGCCGCGCGGCTCGTGCTCGCCTAG
- a CDS encoding ABC transporter substrate-binding protein has product MKSRTVLTLGAIAGVTALVGCSGAQGDPAASGGEVTMTFWHNSTTGDGKAYWEDRVAAFEAANEGVTIEIQSIQNEDMDGRLQTAVNSGDMPDIFMARGGGKLADIVGAGAVRDLTDLISEDVSSDYGEGVFSAFTVEGAIYGMPVAVLPGGIFYSEDLFADAGIDGTPATMSELDDAVGALEQSGVEPIALGGMAAWPAAHWYYFFALRECSQEVMESIASTLDFSDACWLAAGEDLAEFAATEPFNEGFLTTAAQEGAGSSAGLIANHQAGMELMGGWNVGVIGGLTPDQQPLADLGWFPFPEVEGGAGSPSAMMGGVDGYSCANDAPTACEAFLNFIASPESQAGYAEAFDTIPASSEAQTAVEDPALEPLVEAYESADYVVVWLDTLLGQNIGNSLNTAVVELLAGNGTPQGIVDAVTTAAQRG; this is encoded by the coding sequence ATGAAATCACGCACCGTGCTGACGCTCGGAGCCATCGCGGGGGTCACCGCCCTCGTCGGCTGCTCGGGCGCGCAAGGCGACCCTGCGGCATCCGGGGGCGAGGTGACGATGACCTTCTGGCACAACTCCACGACCGGCGACGGCAAGGCCTACTGGGAGGACCGCGTCGCGGCCTTCGAGGCGGCGAACGAGGGCGTCACGATCGAGATCCAGTCCATCCAGAACGAGGACATGGACGGCCGCCTGCAGACCGCCGTCAACTCGGGCGACATGCCCGACATCTTCATGGCGCGCGGCGGCGGCAAGCTCGCCGACATCGTCGGCGCGGGCGCTGTGCGCGACCTCACCGACCTCATCTCGGAGGACGTCTCGAGCGACTACGGCGAGGGCGTCTTCAGCGCCTTCACCGTCGAGGGCGCCATCTACGGCATGCCGGTCGCGGTGCTGCCCGGCGGCATCTTCTACAGCGAGGACCTCTTCGCCGACGCCGGCATCGACGGCACGCCAGCCACGATGTCGGAGCTGGACGACGCCGTCGGCGCGCTCGAGCAGAGCGGCGTCGAGCCGATCGCGCTCGGTGGCATGGCCGCGTGGCCCGCCGCCCACTGGTACTACTTCTTCGCGCTGCGCGAGTGCAGCCAGGAGGTCATGGAGTCGATCGCGTCGACGCTCGACTTCAGCGACGCGTGCTGGCTCGCCGCGGGCGAGGACCTGGCCGAGTTCGCCGCGACCGAGCCCTTCAACGAGGGCTTCCTCACGACCGCCGCGCAGGAGGGCGCCGGCTCCTCCGCGGGCCTCATCGCCAACCACCAGGCGGGCATGGAGCTCATGGGCGGCTGGAACGTCGGTGTCATCGGCGGGCTCACGCCCGACCAGCAGCCGCTCGCCGACCTGGGCTGGTTCCCGTTCCCCGAGGTCGAGGGCGGCGCCGGCTCGCCGTCCGCGATGATGGGCGGCGTCGACGGCTACTCGTGCGCCAACGATGCGCCGACGGCGTGCGAGGCGTTCCTCAACTTCATCGCCTCGCCCGAGTCGCAGGCCGGCTACGCCGAGGCGTTCGACACCATCCCCGCCTCGTCCGAGGCGCAGACGGCCGTCGAGGACCCGGCGCTCGAGCCGCTCGTCGAGGCCTACGAGTCGGCCGACTACGTCGTCGTCTGGCTCGACACGCTGCTCGGCCAGAACATCGGCAACTCGCTCAACACGGCGGTCGTCGAGCTGCTCGCGGGCAACGGCACGCCGCAGGGCATCGTCGACGCCGTCACGACCGCAGCACAGCGAGGGTGA
- the galT gene encoding galactose-1-phosphate uridylyltransferase — MSRIRQTSDLLADGREIVYFDDPGTPARERRADSRALDPRPQTPTMRFDALSAEWVTVATARQGRVHLPPAEFDPLAPQSPTNPSEIPDDYDVAVFENRSPSFGPGTAADDQPALAVEAPIALGAARPAIGRCEVVCFSPDHAGSFGTQSTLRARTVVEAWAERTRALSAVPGIAQVFPFENRGVEIGVTLHHPHGQIYGYPYVPQRIRRICQSVEAYGQGLFADLLDSEATGPRVLIAGEHFTAFVPFAARWPVEVQLMAHRHVPDLAETTDAERDELAVLTLRIARALDALYDAPLPYIAGWLQAPVGRHRDDVRLTWQVTSPRRAADKLKFLAGSEAAMGAWVADISPEDGAARLRDAIAKADEARPVEPLATTGAADA, encoded by the coding sequence GTGAGCCGCATCCGTCAGACCTCCGACCTGCTCGCCGACGGGCGGGAGATCGTCTACTTCGACGACCCCGGGACGCCGGCGCGCGAGCGCCGGGCCGACAGCCGCGCGCTCGACCCGCGCCCGCAGACGCCGACGATGCGCTTCGACGCGCTGAGCGCGGAGTGGGTCACGGTCGCGACCGCGCGCCAGGGCCGCGTGCACCTGCCGCCCGCCGAGTTCGACCCGCTCGCCCCGCAGTCGCCCACGAACCCGAGCGAGATCCCGGACGACTACGACGTCGCCGTCTTCGAGAACCGGTCGCCGTCGTTCGGGCCGGGCACCGCAGCCGACGACCAGCCGGCGCTCGCCGTCGAGGCGCCGATCGCGCTCGGCGCCGCGCGCCCGGCGATCGGCCGTTGCGAGGTCGTGTGCTTCAGCCCGGATCACGCAGGCTCCTTCGGCACGCAGTCGACGCTCCGCGCCCGCACCGTCGTCGAGGCGTGGGCGGAGCGCACGCGGGCGCTCTCCGCCGTGCCCGGGATCGCGCAGGTGTTCCCGTTCGAGAACCGCGGCGTCGAGATCGGTGTGACGCTGCACCACCCGCACGGCCAGATCTACGGCTACCCCTACGTGCCGCAGCGCATCCGCCGCATCTGCCAATCGGTCGAGGCGTACGGGCAGGGACTCTTCGCCGACCTGCTCGACAGCGAGGCGACCGGGCCGCGCGTGCTCATCGCGGGCGAGCACTTCACCGCGTTCGTGCCGTTCGCGGCCCGCTGGCCGGTCGAGGTGCAGCTCATGGCGCACCGCCATGTGCCCGACCTCGCCGAGACCACCGACGCCGAGCGCGACGAGCTCGCCGTGCTGACGCTGCGCATCGCACGCGCACTGGACGCGCTGTACGACGCGCCGCTGCCCTACATCGCCGGCTGGCTGCAGGCGCCGGTCGGGCGGCACCGCGACGACGTGCGGCTCACCTGGCAGGTGACGAGCCCGCGCCGGGCCGCCGACAAGCTGAAGTTCCTCGCCGGCTCCGAGGCCGCGATGGGCGCGTGGGTCGCCGACATCAGCCCCGAGGACGGCGCCGCGCGGCTGCGCGACGCGATCGCGAAGGCCGACGAGGCCCGCCCCGTCGAGCCGCTCGCCACGACCGGAGCCGCGGATGCGTGA